One Amaranthus tricolor cultivar Red isolate AtriRed21 chromosome 10, ASM2621246v1, whole genome shotgun sequence genomic window carries:
- the LOC130824845 gene encoding antiviral protein II/III-like — MGDSFEKVVNVETAKQLFVYLSLRSFYCQTILIDFRLYNRRIINQNQDSDNHVKQQNEDEKDNKFGLYPGFQNNLPVVAAPTTPAKYLYIDIQADNGIITAAFDKNDLYFMGYTKRKGMKKITSLLLVAIATSVILQWTYNAADLTFIVTNSATSQSYSTLLNNFRDRIKDPKLTGTYGFQNNLPVVAAPTKPAKYLYMDIQADNGIITAAFDKNDLYYVGYAHTADGPKKVRLFKDAPTDVKLIFPDVTNKNNRYYSTITGNYIDLGDRASVGLGAKPLNKFINEEIYTERKFDITTDRKLALMVIQTIAEASRFTYIEGEIVSKFSDNSGFKCNDKAKSLENNWKTTSKTVKDSTGPRIDLELKDKNGKVIWKWLQVGELVDVIGILKNLG, encoded by the exons ATGGGAGACAGTTTCGAGAAAGTAGTAAATGTTGAAACAGCCAAACAGCTATTCGTTTATTTATCACTGAGATCATTTTACTGTCAGACGATTTTAATTGA TTTTAGATTGTACAATCGTAGAATCATAAATCAGAATCAGGATTCTGATAACCAT GTGAAACAacaaaatgaagatgaaaaagatAACAAATTTGGTTTATATCCTGGATTTCAAAACAATTTACCAGTTGTAGCTGCACCAACAACGCCTGCTAAGTATCTTTACATTGATATTCAGGCAGATAATGGAATAATCACTGCTGCATTTGATAAAAACGATctctattttatgggttatacGAAACGGAAGGGA atGAAAAAGATAACTAGTTTGCTCCTGGTAGCCATTGCAACTAGTGTGATCCTTCAATGGACTTACAATGCAGCAGATCTAACATTCATTGTGACTAATAGTGCTACCAGCCAAAGCTACTCCACACTATTGAATAACTTTCGAGATAGAATTAAAGATCCAAAACTAACAGGAACTTATGGATTTCAAAACAATTTACCAGTTGTAGCTGCACCAACAAAACCTGCTAAGTATCTTTACATGGATATTCAGGCAGATAATGGAATAATCACTGCTGCATTTGATAAAAACGATCTCTATTATGTGGGTTATGCTCATACTGCTGATGGACCCAAGAAAGTACGTCTCTTCAAAGACGCTCCAACTGACGTAAAGTTGATTTTTCCCGACGTTACAAATAAAAACAATCGATATTATTCGACCATTACTGGAAACTATATTGATCTTGGAGATCGAGCCTCTGTAGGGTTGGGAGCTAAACCACTTAATAAGtttattaatgaagaaattTATACAGAAAGGAAATTTGATATAACAACAGATAGAAAGCTAGCGCTTATGGTCATCCAAACTATTGCAGAAGCATCGCGATTTACATATATTGAGGGTGAAATCGTGAGTAAATTTAGTGATAATAGTGGATTCAAATGTAATGATAAAGCCAAGTCACTGGAGAACAATTGGAAAACAACCAGTAAAACTGTCAAGGATTCTACTGGTCCTAGAATTGATTTggaattaaaagataaaaatggtAAAGTAATCTGGAAATGGTTACAAGTCGGAGAATTAGTTGATGTCATCGGGATTCTTAAAAATCTTGGGTAG
- the LOC130825069 gene encoding wax ester synthase/diacylglycerol acyltransferase 5-like, whose product MKSEKECTGDICLMPIKTTRKKISEAVEKPDEPLSPAARVFHAPQFNCCIISMVGCKTEINLEVIKQGMYVTMVKHPRISSKLVFDPKNPSTPIGWIRTKVNVDDHLIIPNLDYSEINSTEKFVEDYVTNLSQTPMDLTKPLWEIHILNIKTKDANAIAIFRMHHSIGDGVSLMSLVLACTRKSSDPNALPTLPTENKKKKKIMDDTNDSFWLYRCFLWLVLVFKVLWNTMIDLLLFTSTALFLKDSNTPLKGSPGTETAPKKFVYRTLSLDDIKLVKNFMNVTINDVVLGITQAGMSRYLNRKYGELKGDETGQKNNLPKHIRLRSTLLVNIRPTSKLEDLAEQMEANDPKKKWEWGNSIGYILLPFDISLHDDPLDYIRSAKATIDKKKQSLESVLTYSSAKLMLKTLGLRITAGVTYRVLSNTTLSFSNMVGPKEEISFYGHPMTFLAPSVYGHPHALTVHYQSYMDTMTLVLAVDQNVIPDPHKLCDDIQDLLGLAKQAAQQ is encoded by the exons atgaaaagtgaaAAGGAATGTACAGGTGATATATGTTTGATGCCCATAAAGACAACCAGAAAGAAGATAAGTGAAGCCGTGGAGAAGCCGGATGAGCCGCTTAGTCCGGCGGCGCGTGTATTTCATGCGCCGCAGTTTAACTGCTGTATAATATCAATGGTTGGGTGTAAGACTGAGATCAATTTGGAGGTAATCAAACAAGGAATGTATGTAACCATGGTTAAGCATCCTCGCATCTCTAGTAAACTG GTATTTGATCCAAAGAACCCAAGTACACCAATTGGATGGATAAGAACCAAAGTAAATGTAGACGATCATCTTATAATTCCAAATTTGGATTATTCAGAAATAAACTCCACAGAGAAATTTGTTGAAGACTATGTTACAAATCTTTCCCAAACTCCTATGGACTTAACTAAACCATTATGGGAAATCCACATCCTTAACATCAAAACAAAGGATGCTAATGCCATTGCAATATTTAGAATGCACCATTCCATTGGGGATGGTGTTTCTCTTATGTCCTTAGTCCTTGCTTGTACTCGGAAAAGCTCGGATCCTAATGCATTGCCCACTCTTCCTACTgaaaataagaagaagaagaagattatGGATGACACAAATGATTCATTTTGGTTGTATAGGTGCTTTTTGTGGCTTGTTTTGGTGTTTAAGGTATTGTGGAATACAATGATAGATCTATTGTTATTCACTAGTACAGCATTGTTTCTTAAGGATTCCAACACTCCTTTAAAAGGTTCTCCTGGGACTGAAACTGCTCCAAAGAAGTTTGTTTATAGGACTTTGAGTCTTGATGACATCAAGTTGGTGAAGAATTTCATGAATGtg ACGATAAATGATGTGGTTTTGGGGATAACTCAGGCGGGAATGTCACGTTACCTTAACAGGAAGTATG GTGAATTGAAGGGAGATGAGACGGGCCAGAAGAACAATTTGCCTAAGCATATTCGCCTCAGATCAACCCTCCTCGTGAATATCAGACCAACTTCCAAACTTGAG GATTTAGCAGAACAAATGGAAGCAAATGATCCAAAGAAAAAATGGGAATGGGGGAACTCAATTGGTTATATACTTCTTCCCTTTGACATCTCATTACATGATGATCCTTTGGATTACATACGTAGTGCTAAGGCTACCATCGACAAGAAGAAACAGTCCCTTGAATCAGTTTTGACCTATTCATCTGCTAAGCTTATGCTCAAGACCTTGGGCCTTAGG ATAACTGCAGGTGTAACATATAGAGTTTTGTCCAATACTACCTTATCTTTTTCAAATATGGTGGGTCCAAAGGAAGAAATAAGCTTTTATGGTCACCCCATGACTTTCCTTGCTCCAAGTGTTTACGGACACCCACAT